A segment of the Streptomyces sp. ITFR-21 genome:
TCACCTCTCATTCCCGGTCTGATAGCCGCCGAGATGAATGGGAACGAGAGGCGGTAGGGCTGACATGGCCTCGATCAGGCCGTGCCCTCCACGGACGTGGTCGTGGTCGAGATGCCGCCCTGGTACTGCGAGATCTCGATGACGATGAACTCAGCAGGCGACGCGAGAGCGACACCGACCTGGATGTGGATTTCACCATTCGATACGGTCTGTGGAGTGTTATTGGTCTCGTCGCACACCACGAAGAAAGCCTGATCTGGGACGCTTGACTGAAGCTGATCCGCTTGCGTGAGCGTCATGAGCTGCTGCGTGACGAGAGCATTGAGGGTCTGCCACAGTTCTGGCCCGTTCGGTTCGAAAACCGCGAAACGTGTGACTTCCTCCAGCAGGTTTTCCAGGTACGTGAGCATCCGGCGAACGGAGATGTACCTGTCGGGCATTCCCTGCTTGAGTGTGCGGGCGCCCATAATGCAGTAACCGGCTTGTGGCACTGGGCGGATGACGTTGCACCCGATCTGATTGAGCGCGTCGAGCTGATCGAGAGTGAATGTGTTCTCCACGCCGACCGTGCCTACCAGACCGTAGGCGACGCCTGCCGGGCTGCGATTCGGCCCGACCGCTGCGTCTGCCTGCGCGAACTGCCCCATCACCGCTCCCGCAGGCGGCAACATCCGCGTGGAGGAGACCGAGGCGCCGGCAGGGTCCGCCACCTGAATCCACGGGCCGTAGAAGGCGGCGTACGAGGACTGAGGCGAATACCCGCCGATCGTCGAGGAGTACTTGTTGGCGGCCACGTCGGGTGCGGTGGGCGCCGGCTGGCGGGGCGCGTCGAGGATGAGGAATGCTCCTCGGCGCTGTTCGACCCAGGACAGGACGCTGTTGATCTGCGTCTGCGGGGGGATGTGGTCGGTCAGCGATGTGTTCCCGCACAGGTTGAGCAGCAGCACGTCGGAGATGCTCCCGAACTGTGCCGCTAGCTGTTCGGCAAGGTTGACCGCCAGGACGCCGTCGGCTCCGTTCTCCAGGGGAGCGTCAGAGACGTAGTCCGGCTGCCAGCTCGCATCCGGAACCGGGCTCGTTCCCGGCGTTGTGGACGTCGGGGGGAGCATGTTCTCCACGCTGATGTACGTCGATCCGCCGAAGGCGGAGTTGACCAGGCCGACGATGTAGCGCGGGTCGCCCGGGTTGAGTGAGACGTCCTGCCAAGTCTCGACAAGGGAGGACTGAGCGGTGGAGCCGTACTTGACGAAGAGGTGGAACCGGCCAGTGGTCCAGGAGGACACGGTGCTGATGAAGACCTGGTTGCCGTAGGCACCCCGCCCTCGCGCAGTGATCTGGAGTGCGTCCACGGCGGTGTAGCCGGCCGCCGTGTCGAAAGTCGCGGCCGTCGTCATCGGGTCGCCGGCGGTAGCCCCCTTGTACGGGGTGATCTGCACCGAGTACGTGGTGTCCGGGGCCAGTTCGGTGAACGCGGCGGTGGGCTTGCCGCCGCTCGGCTGCGCCACCCATACCGTCTGGGAAAAGCCCCCGTCGTCCGGTCGCGTGACGACGACCTGGTAGGCGTCCACCGAGGCCGCCGGCGTGATGGCGTCCCACTCGATCTGGAAGGCGGTCTGCTCGGGGTTGGCGGTGACTGCTCCCGAAGGCGCCGAGAGGGTCACGTTCGTCACCTTCGACGACGGCTTGGTGCCGGAGCCGCTGGGCGCGGTTCCGTCGGGCGTCGCGACGATGGTCTCCGGAGGGGGCAGAGGCTGGTTCTTGATCACCAGACGCGCGGAGACGGAGTCCGTCGGAGTGGCACGGAGAATCCATGCCTGCTGACCGCCGTTGGCGAAGTACTCGAATACCTGGAAGGGCAGGTAGTTCAGCCCGTTGCCGAATCCTCCGTACAGGCTCCGGAACTGCTCCCACGAGGTGACCTTCACCGGGTTGGACGGGCCCGCGTCGTGAGTGCCCACGAACGTGGCCACGGCGAGCCCCGGGGGCGTGATCGGCTGCGGCAGGGGGTTGAGCGACTCGGAGATGTACACACCCGGGCGCTTGTAGGGGAAGGTCGTGGGGGTGGTCATCAGCAGCTCCCAGGAGGTGCGGGCGAGACAGTGAGCGTCAGAGCGGCCGTGGTGACCTGCGGGGAGTCGTCGGAATCGCTTGCGGCGACGAGGAACTCCCCCGGTTCTCCGGCAGTGGGTGTGTGCGGGGTGCCGAACAGGGCGCCGCTGTGGGAGAGCGCGAGGCCGGCGGGGAGGCGAGAGCCCTCGGGGAGGGACCAGCGCGTCTCGCCGTAGCCACCAGCGGCGACCAGCTCCTGGCGGTAGGGCCGGCCGGCAGTCGCATTCGGCAGCGCCGTGGTGGTGATGGACAGCGCGGTCTTCGTGACGGCGTAGGTAGGGTCGAGGGGGTGGTCGGTGCCCGCGTCCCACGCCTGCTTGTCGAGGAAGTCGATGAGTACGCGCTGAGCCGGTGTCAGTTCGCGGATCTCGCTGAGGAAGATCTCGCTGGAGACGCGCAGTGCCCAGCTCGCGCAGAAGAGGCGTTTTCCTTGCTCGTCCTTGGACTCGCTGTAATCCGGGCCGCCCAGCAGGTCGAGCCGCCGCACAGTGCCGTCTTCTCCGACGGGTAGATATCCGAATCGGGCCGGTAGGAAATCGAACTGCATGAGGCTGCCGGTCAGCTCGATGATGTGTAGCTCTTTGCGCGCGTACACGTCGAGCTGGTAGTCGATGTTCAGCGGGACAGGCATCTGCGCGATGTACGGCGACTGCGTCGGGTCCGACATGTCAGCCCACGGGGCGTAGCCCTCGGGGGCGTAGTGCAGGTTGACCGTGCCCCGGCTCTCGCGCTCCTCGTCCCGTGAAATGCGGGTATGGGAGATCAACGCCAATGGGTAGGTGGCGTCGGCGAGTTCGTACTCAGGATTGCGGTATCGGACGGTTATACGGCGCCCCGGACCGGAGGTGGAGTCATGCACCATCAGGCCCTGGAACTTCAGCTTCAGGGCCTTGTCTTCGTTCAGAAGAAAGGGCACGGATCACTCCGGTATGGGCGTTTGTGGATCGCCCCACCAGAATGCTTGCGGCTATTTGGGAGCCGTTAATTCAGAACTGTGCCCCAGGTCAGAAGATGCCGGTGATCTTCAGGACGATGATGATGAGGAGCACGACCAGTACGAGGCCGAAGATCTGCGCGACAGTCATGGCGCTTTCCCTTCCTGACGGATGGGCCTGCCGGCGATGGAGCGACAGGCCCATGCGGTGTTACTGCTCGGCCGGGCCGTCCTGGTGGTCATCTCCGCGCGACTCCTGGCCCATCTCCGGGGCGAATGCGCCGTCGGCGGCGTAGTAGTAGCCAGCGGCTCGCGCGTCCGCCTCCAGCATGAGGTGGGTGCCTTCCTGGACTGTCTGCTGCGACGGGTCGTCCAGTTCGAAAGGGCCGGCCTTGATTGCCTTGTCGTACGACTCGTCGGAGACGGTGACGTAGGTAGCCATGGGGATTTTCCTCCTGGGGGCAGGGGTGCGTGCGGTGAATCTGGGCCTGAGCGTGGCACGCGTTTTTTGTCCCGGGTTAATCGCTAGAACACCCCGGTCCAGACATTGTTGGCGTCGGGTGTGTATCCCGAGAGCGTGATGCTGGTCGGAAGAGAGGTGTTACCGGCGGCGGCGCTTCGGCAGAACCTGTAGTTGCTTGCAGTCAGGTTGGCGTTTCCGGGAGTGAAGTTCGCGCCGTACGTGGACCCGCATGCGAAGGTGGGCGGGGTCGTTCCGTTCACGACCAGGGCGACGAAGTATTTGCCGGCGGCAGCCGAAAATGCAGAGGAGAGGGACATGGCCTTCTGGCCGGCACTTGCCCAGGCGGTCGATTGGTCCGCTGTGAGTGCGAGGCGGGTACCTGTCGAGCTGTACAGACCAGCCAGGCACTGGTTTGCCGTGAGTGTGGCGCCGGCAGTTCCGAGCACGACGGAAATCTTGCTGATGGTCGCCGGGTTGCGGAGGAGGATCTGCACCAGGTAGATGTAGCCGGCTGTCAAAGAAGTGCCAGCACTACTACAGCAGGCCGGGTCGAAAGCCCATGATATGAGGCCGTGGTCGACGGCCGTCCACGCGTTTCCAAATGCGGTGACGGTGGTGTACGAGGAACTGAGGTCCGGAATCTGGCTGGCGGGTACCTTTCCGCCGGAGTCCAGGCCAGCCACTCCGTTCGCAGCTCCGACGGCGGACGTGGTGACGACATTCCCGCCGCTCGTGGGCACTGTCTGCTGGGCAAGCTGCCGGCCGGCCATCAGACGGCTTCTTCAGGGGTGAGGAGCATTTCCGGGCCTTTCTTGCCGTGAGCACGCCGGCGGTTCGTGGTTCAGAACCAGGCAGTCTCGGACCACGCCTTGACGGTTTTTGCAGTCCAGGTGGTTCCGTTCCAGACCTTCAAGGTCTTCGGCGCCCACGCCGTTCCGTTCCACACCCTGACCACGGTGGTCGGAATCGTGTTGACGTTGTCCACCTCCGCAGGAGTGGTGTTACTGCCGGTGTCGGCGTACCCCTCGAAATTCGTGCGTAGATTTCCGAATTTCAGCCACTGCGGGGTAGCTGCACTACGCCGGGTGGTCCAGGACTTGGCGTCTGGGCTGGTCTCCCAAAAGAAGGTGCCGCTTGCCTCGCGGAAACGTACCCACCGGTGAGCCGTGGAGTCATAGGTGAGAATGGTGGGCGTTGAAACGTCAGCGGCACCGACGCAGTTCTCGAAAATGAGGCTCGCCGTGTCGAGGCTGTAGCGAATACGGACAAAGGTGCCGTTGTCCGTCGGTCCGAGAACAAGTGCCGAGAAACCCGTGTTAGTGCCGCCCGTCGGCATCACGACCAGCTCAGCAAAATGTGCTGAACCGGTGATCTCGTAGCCGGTGTCCGCTGTCGCCATCAGCCCCGGGTACTGGTCGTTCGCGGGGATGGTGGCGCGGTTGGCTGCCTGATCCCAGGAGGTCCCGCCCCAGTAGACGAATCGGGACCCGATGCCGCTGGTGAACTTGTCGACGATGTCGGCAGTGGGCGCGCTGAACAGGGCGTCGGCACCGGAGAACTCGACCCATCCTGGATTCGACGCCACTGCCGTATTTCCGGTGACCAGGTCGGTGACGCCAGCGCCGCCGTAATAGAGGATGCCGGTCTCCGACGTCGCGGAGGTGTTCTGTGCCTGGTAGCCGAACTCGACCACGATCCGATCTCCGGCCTGGACGTTGACGCTGGTGATCGCCGTCCCTGCGGTCCCGCCGCCGGCGGCCGTCGTGGGGAATGGGGTCGAGCCGGTGTAGTTGCTCAGGAGCGTGCCGCGCACGGTGTCGGTGTCTCCGGCCGTCACGAACATGTGAGCGCGAACGACCATGGCCGCGTTGGAGTCCGACTGCGAGCGGCCGGTGATCCAGGCGACGGTGCCGGAGAGCGTTCCGGCTTTCCGGGCCGCCGGGCTGATCCACCGGCCGAGCAGGACGTTGGTCGTCGTCGCCGAGGTCTCCGCCATGCCGACGCTGGTGGAGGCGCCTGCGGGCTGGCGCGCGAGGAGGCCGGCGGTGGTCGAGGAGCTGTCGGTCCAGGTGCCCCGTCGGGTGGCCGGCGTGTACGGGGCGGTGGAGGGCGTCAGCCAGAAGCGCGTCGCCATGGCGTCAGTTCGTGTCGATCCACACGTCACCCAGAGAGGGCGATGTGGGAGCGGTCGTGCCGACGGTGATCTTCGGGGTGGGGATCTGCGCCTGGGGGACTCTCCCGCCAGCGTCCAGGCCGGCCACGCCGTTTGCTGTACCGATCGCGCTGGTGGTCACCAGGTTGCTGTTCGTGCTCACGGGTACTGTCTGCGGCGCGAGCTGCCGGCCGGCCATCAGCCCACCACCGTGATGCGGAAGGTGTCAGCCGCGTAGCTGGCCGCTGTCGTCACGCTGACGGTGTTGGCGTCGACCACGACGAACCGTGCCGCGACCAGCTCGCCGCTGCTGATCTCGCGCAGGGACGGTTCGAGGATGTCCAGAGTGTTGAGGTTGTGGGCGATGTTCAGCGAGGTACCGCCCGTGAGGGCACCGACGTTCGCCGTGTACTTCCCGACCGTGCCGAGCGCGGATCGGGCGCCGGCCGCCGTGGTTGCGCCGGTGCCGCCCTTCGCGACCGAGACGAGACCGACGGTCAGGCCGGTCGCGCTCTTCGAGAGCGTGGCGTCGGCCAGCTCCAAGGAGAACACCGTGCCGGACAGCTCGATGCCGTTGCCGTCGGCGGTGTACGTCTGACCGCCGGTGGAGAACTTGACCCAGGTCTGTGTCCAGGCGCCGGGAGCACCGGAGGGGGTGGCGGTCTGGATGTACTGGCTGCCGGCGTCCGTGCCTTCGGCCACTGCCACCATCGTGCCGTCGAGGATTTCTCCCGTGGCGTCGGCGTCCACCCGGCGAGTGGCGGCCCCACCGGTGGCGCTGTAGGTGTAGATGCCGTTCTGGGTGCCGGTGGTCTGTGAAGCGGCCAGGAAGGAGTCGCCGTTGGCCAGGGTGATGCCGCTCATGGCAGCCGGCAGCGACGAGAGGTTCACGTTCGCGGTCGACACCACGCGGACGGGGTCCTTCACACCGGCGATTCCGGCCCTGGCGTTGTCGACGTACTGCTTGGTGGCCAGGTCCGAGGCCGCTGTCGGGTCGGCGCCATTCGTGGCGCGCTGCCCGTTAAGAGAGATCGCAGCATTCGGTGCGGCAAACTCGTCGAGCCGGTATCCCTTCACCGTGGGCGCAAGGTCCGAGATGGTGCTGGCCGGCTGCGTGCCGGTGTGGTCCGCCCGGTCAAGTGCGTTCTTCCAGGCCGTCACATTCCAGAACCGCACGACGTGGTTGACGGAGTCCGTCCAAAGCTGCCCTTCGACCGGCGCAGCGGGTGGCGACGAGGAAGTCTCCGGGACGAGTCCGCGAACGGGCAATTTGTTCAGCTTCAGGGAATCGCGGAAATCAGTAACTGCCATCGGGTACTCCTAGCTCAGAATCGCCGATCCGGTCTCCGCGAAGGCGAATTGGACGGTCACGGTGGTGGGAGAGGGGGTGTCGACGAGACCGCCGATTTCCCGGCCGCTGGTGTCGTAGGTCCGCACGGCCGGTGGATAGGGAAAGGTGTGCGGGATCGTCCACAGGGCGCTGGCGGCGCTCTGCGTCCAAGCGATCGGCCGGGGCGCCACCCGCTCCTCCAGGGCCTCCAGTTCGGCTCGGGAGACCTCGCCCGGCAGGCCGGGGGGCCCCTGTGCGCCCGTTGGGCCGACGACGGGCAGATAGCGGCCGGTGTAGGGCGAGACAGGCGCGAGGTCTGCCAGGTCGACAGGACCGCCGCCGGGGCGCTCGGGCAGCATGATGTGGTACTGCCTGATCTGCGCGCCCTTGAGCTTCTCAGTCACCAGGTAGGTCCAGCCCCGGGGCGATATGCCGGGGGCGTCCGTCGCGATCAGGTTCACCTCGAAGCAGCCCTGGTCGGACTTCGCGATCTCCACCGAGGCCACTGTGTTCGCGATCGTGTCGGCGTCCGGCATCGTCAGGACCGAGGGAGGGGCGAAGGTGAGGGTGCCGGTGAGGGGGGTTCCGTCGGGGGCGATGAAGCGTCCGGTGAGATGCACGGACGGGACTCCGGCCGGCAGATCGTAGACGAGTGATTCAGGCGTAAGGGTCATCGGAGCCGCCCTCCTCTGGCATTTGCGGTTCCGGGTTGCGGCTGAAGTCCCGCAGATACGGGGAGAATTGCGGGTCATTGACCAGTTCGTCGTCGCGGATCTGCTCGGCGTCGATGCTGACGATGATGTCCCGCCGACGGATCTGACCTCGGATATCGACGTGCTTTACCGAGAACAGGATGTTGTCGTAGGCGATCCGGTCGCGCTGGTACGCCCCGTGCCGAATATTGATGTCGGTCAGGCCGGTCTTGGCGAGCTGGTCGAACTCGGCAGTCACATGCAGCGAATCGACGATGTAGAGGCCACTGTCGCGAGGCTCGGTATTCCCGGTCTCCGAGTGGTCAACGTGAAGGGCCGGAAGCTGCCACAGCCCGTAGAACCGCTTGCCGCTGCCGGTCGCCTCGTCGTAAACCGGGTGTATCTCCGAGTCGCCGTACTGCCACCGGAAATAGGTGATCGAATCACCTGTGGTCCGCTGCCACCCTCGGAGTCCTCGGTGAATCAGGGACGTCTCGGTGTTGACATTCCACCGGCCCTTTTTCCAGTCCAGTCGTCCGCGCATTCCAGTCACCCCCACAGCCCGGGGTAGGTGGGGGACGGCACGCCCGACTCGTCCTCGTACTCCTCGCCGTCGATGGGCGGAAGCAGCCGCTGAGGCATGGAGTTGTCGTCGTACTCACGCTCGACGAAAATCGGTACCAGGCGGTTCGTGGTCCGGGAGACCCGGCGTGCGGTGAACATCTCGATCCGGCCCAGGCCGACGTTGAGCTGCTGGGCGAGCTGGTTGTACCGGCCCTGGAGCCCGGAGCTGGCGTCACCGATGTGCTGCATGAGCTGCCGGTAGCGCTGGGTGCGCGGGACGAAGGTTCCCTCGGCCGTCGAGATGTCGATGTCCGTGGCGGC
Coding sequences within it:
- a CDS encoding fibronectin type III domain-containing protein, translating into MTTPTTFPYKRPGVYISESLNPLPQPITPPGLAVATFVGTHDAGPSNPVKVTSWEQFRSLYGGFGNGLNYLPFQVFEYFANGGQQAWILRATPTDSVSARLVIKNQPLPPPETIVATPDGTAPSGSGTKPSSKVTNVTLSAPSGAVTANPEQTAFQIEWDAITPAASVDAYQVVVTRPDDGGFSQTVWVAQPSGGKPTAAFTELAPDTTYSVQITPYKGATAGDPMTTAATFDTAAGYTAVDALQITARGRGAYGNQVFISTVSSWTTGRFHLFVKYGSTAQSSLVETWQDVSLNPGDPRYIVGLVNSAFGGSTYISVENMLPPTSTTPGTSPVPDASWQPDYVSDAPLENGADGVLAVNLAEQLAAQFGSISDVLLLNLCGNTSLTDHIPPQTQINSVLSWVEQRRGAFLILDAPRQPAPTAPDVAANKYSSTIGGYSPQSSYAAFYGPWIQVADPAGASVSSTRMLPPAGAVMGQFAQADAAVGPNRSPAGVAYGLVGTVGVENTFTLDQLDALNQIGCNVIRPVPQAGYCIMGARTLKQGMPDRYISVRRMLTYLENLLEEVTRFAVFEPNGPELWQTLNALVTQQLMTLTQADQLQSSVPDQAFFVVCDETNNTPQTVSNGEIHIQVGVALASPAEFIVIEISQYQGGISTTTTSVEGTA
- a CDS encoding Ig domain-containing protein, with protein sequence MPFLLNEDKALKLKFQGLMVHDSTSGPGRRITVRYRNPEYELADATYPLALISHTRISRDEERESRGTVNLHYAPEGYAPWADMSDPTQSPYIAQMPVPLNIDYQLDVYARKELHIIELTGSLMQFDFLPARFGYLPVGEDGTVRRLDLLGGPDYSESKDEQGKRLFCASWALRVSSEIFLSEIRELTPAQRVLIDFLDKQAWDAGTDHPLDPTYAVTKTALSITTTALPNATAGRPYRQELVAAGGYGETRWSLPEGSRLPAGLALSHSGALFGTPHTPTAGEPGEFLVAASDSDDSPQVTTAALTLTVSPAPPGSC